The genomic DNA GTTGGCGGAATCATTTGTGAATGGGCGAGAACAAGTTCCCCCGTGGAACCGGAAAACGGCGGATGCCCAACGATCATATGGTAGACGGTACATCCGAGCGAATAGATGTCGGATCGAATGTCCGCCGACGCGGCGTCTCGACACTGTTCCGGTGCGATGTATTCGAGCGTCCCCAACAAAACGCCATCGTCGGTCAACCCATCTACCGAATCTCCGGTGCTTTCGGCGTTCGATGTTGTTAACCTTGCGAGCCCGAAGTCGAGAATCTTAGCTTGGATTCTACCATTCTGTTTGCTGAGCATGATATTCGACGGTTTGATATCTCGATGAATCAAACCGTGCTGCATTGCATGTTGCAACCCAAGGCAAATCTTGATGGTGATAGCGCAAGCGACGTGAATTGGGAGCGGGCCGTTAGCAGCTATCACCTGGTGAAGATTCTTGCCAGGGACATATTCCATACACAACACGACTGTATCGCGAAGTTGCTTGACTGTGTAGCAACGGACGATTGATTCATGGTTGGTCGCTGCGATGCATTTGATCTCCTGCTCAAAACGTTTGCGAGCTTCGCGATTGACCACCAATCGTTCGTTAAGCACTTTGAGTACTTCCTCGCGTCCGGTCAGGATGTGTTGCGCCAAAAAAATCACTCCCATCCCGCCACGACCGATCTCCTTGATGATTTTAAAATCGGTAAGGCCTTTCAATTCGAGTTGAATTTTCGAATCAACCTCGATCGGGCCTCCGATCATTTCTGTCTCACCTAGGTTTTCCTCAGCGAGCTGGCTCGACAACGACTTCTCCGATGCCAACTTGCTGTGATCTCGCATTTTTGCGACGACCGAGTCAACCGAAATGGCGGCCACTTGTGCCGCCAGTTCAGGGTGCTCTTCGAGCAGGTCAAGCACGTGTTGCTCTTGCTCTTCGTCAAGTTGCCCTTTGGCGAATGCCCTTAGCGTCTCAAGCGAGACGCTGAGATCAGCGATTGCTTTAATTGCTTCGTTATTCATGGGACTAATTGGCATGACGAACGCCTCGAAATGGAACTCCGTTCGCCAATTTCCCAAAAATCCGATTACCCGAAACGTTGATGACTGCCGTCCCACCGTTTCGATTGGAAAACCGAAACACGCCCTCGGATTCTTCCTCCCACTTGGCCGGAAAACGACGGTCTTTGACGTAGGCGAAGCCGTCACCGCCACGATTGAATTCCCATACCAATCGTCGACCTCCCTTGATTACAACCGTCCACTTGCCGAGCAACAAATCTTTTGCCGTTGGATCTCCACTACCCGGATGGCTCTTCTGTTTACGTTCTTGCTCCGCTTCCTCGAGGCGTCTGATCCATACCGCAACGTCGTGCCCCGAATCGGCTGCTTGATTTAATTGGGTGCGTGCTACGCGGACGTTCGGATAACGATCAAATGCTAGGAAGATTCCAATCACAAATTCTGTGTCCGACCATTCGGCGATTTCCGACTCTGCGATCTGCAACCATGTCGCCGAGTCGAGGCGAGAAAGGGGGACGGTGAATTCCTCGTTTCTTTGGCGATTCCCGTTGTGATTCAAGACCAAGACAATGCCCGATTCATTGGTATCATATCGCTCGAAAAGATAGTCCTTCGAGAGGATCGTCAGAGGCGTTGATGGCGGAAGCTTCTTAACCGCGTATTTGACCGAATCGGAAAGGGACTTGATTCGTTCGATGGCGTCGAGATCCTGCTGAATTCGCTTCGTGTAGCGGAAGAATTCCGAATCGTCGAGTCGATTTTCCAACAAGTTTACTGCCAGAGAGTATTCACGTCTCTGCAACAGCGAGTACGTTTCGTGCCAAAGCTGTTGCATCTCGTCCTGCTCTTGCCCACTCGCAACGGTGCACAGCAGAATCGAGACAAGTGCACAAAGCCATCGGCGAAAACTCAAGTTGATACTCCTCACGAATCATAGACCTCGGTTTAAGATGCGTTTCGTGTCTGAGGTCGTCATCTTAAGGCGCGAACCACCCGAATGCTGTCACGCAAAATTGAAAAAAGCCAGAGATCGCTTCTGTGGGCGTTTCAAAGAGGGTGCGAGCTCCTGCGCAGTCGCTTTTTGGGGCGACTAGGGCTCGACAAAGCCTTGGAGTTTGGCCTTGAGAATTGACTCATCCAAGGAGGAAAAGACGGGTTTCAGCGGGTAGGGTAACTTCCACCGGAAACCACAAAAACATGGAAACGCTGCCGCCGTCGGAAGCTACCTCGCAGCTCTTCGAGACGGTCCCAGCGGACCAGACGCCAGTTCGATCCACCAGCGAACTGTTGGTTTTCAGGTTTATATCTCCGCCGCGCGATACCTGTGGAAAGAATGTTATCTTCAAGGAGTGAACGGTGGCAATCGAAAATCGAGAGGCTGTTAGGTGAAGTCGCGTCCGGCTTGAAGCAAGGTCATGGGAGCGGTTCGACGTACCGAGTAGGCGGGCCATGCGGCGGTTAAGATTCCCAACAGCCCCACCAACATGACTCCGCCAATGATCGGCGTCCACGGTATCACCATCGGAGGATGGAGACCGCCGAAGAAACTCACATACTGTGCCAAGCCGGCGCCGCACCAACCGCTCAATATTCCAAATCCGACACTTAGCAATCCCGCGACGATGGCGATCATCAAGCCTTCCGCCAGGATGGCGCGCGCGAGTTCACCGCTTGTGAATCCGATGCTACGCAGCACACCGAATTCCCATCGACGGGCACGTACTGACGCGATAATCACATTTAAGACTCCGATGCATGCGATCAAGAGTGTTACGAGCGGTAGGACGCTGATCATCCACAGCCAACGGCGGGCACCATTGAGTAACGTCGAGCGGATGCTGGCGATCGATACAATTCGTGCGCTCACCTCGTCAGGTTCACTCCCTTTCCCATGGATCGACTCGACTAGTTCAGTCGTCGCCGTTTCGATCGATTCGACATCAGCATTATCGCCAGCGTAGGCGAACCAAACGTGAGATGCGAAGGGAAGATCGAAATCGGTCGCGACAGAGTCGTAGTCCGCGAACACGAGCGCGGCGGCGCGGTGAGTACGTGGTCGCAATCCTGTCAACTTTGTCTGCCAATGCCAACCTTGTAGTTCGACCGAGCCAACGATCGTGTATTGGACCGTCTTGCCAGCGTCGCGTGGCGGATTGACATCGATCGTGTCCCCGAGCCTTAGACCGGTTTCGGCAAGAAAGTGATCGGGAACGACACACGCATGACCTTGTCGCATATTTGTGACTGCCTCGACTGGATTACCTTCGACCCAGTTGAGTTCGAGCAAAGGTTTGTCGCCGGCGAAGGCGCCATCGGGATCCAGCCCAACGATGACCACATTGTCTTGACGAATCACCGAAGCACGTTTGGCACTCCCGGTCAAATCATCGGCAAGTCTGGGTTGCTCCACGACGAGCGGCAAGCATCGTTTTTCGTCGACATCGGGTAACTCAGCAATCTTATGAACTTGATCGAGTGGCAAACCGGGTTTAATCACCGCGATCGCATCGGGGGCCCAAGCTCCTGGTACGAAGGCTTCCAACATGGTGAAGCCCCAAACCTGAATGCCAACGAAGAGGCCTAGTCCGAACGCCATCGAGATCGCGGCGCCGACGGTGCGCCAAATGTTGTTCGTCACCTGACTGGCCAACAATTTTGGATCGAGCCTAAATGTGCGAGCGAGAAGCGGCCCAATGAAATGATCGACCGACACGACGATCGATGGGGCGAGGACAACGAATCCGATGGCGGTGCAAGCGAACGTTGCGACCATTGCAAACCAAACTCCGCTTTCGCTCGGCGGAAACACAAACGTCAACAACGGACCGATTGCTAACAAGATCAAACCGGCGAACAGGCTTGGCCGCATGACCTTGTTCGCTTCGGTCAAAGACTGCTTGGGTGCCATCGCGTCAATCGGTTTGACTCGCGTTGCCTGATACGCGGGGACCAGTGACGCGAACAACGCCCCGCCGATGGCAGCTAGCGTCGACAAGATCAAGCTGCTCGGACCGAGTGTCACGCCGTGGTAGAGTAGAGCCCCGAAGAGAACTTCGATGAGCTTTAGCAAACCCCAGCCCAAGGTGATTCCGGTGATTAAACCCAATGCACCTAGGACCAACCCTTCGATCACGATCAACATGGCAACTTGACCACGCGTCAGAACGACCGCTCGAAGGATTGCGTACTGGCGGATTCTTTCGGTGACTCCCATGCTGAGCGAACAGAAAATCACCAGCATTGCGACGAGCATTGCTACCCCGGTTGCGGCATACGACTGCAGCTTTACGT from Roseiconus lacunae includes the following:
- a CDS encoding ABC transporter permease yields the protein MNKTSSLAISFLRERRSRTALTIVATAAAVGMVIWVTSSYEALHKTYDEYANLALGRYELAIAPISREPTDFVPQDSVDALRADPAVKAVDPMWAGRIAVVEFQGQPLPSDGGTRQGGSGSGSNSPLPSLMCLATDAPEPPFEMASGTWLADHAEYTDDATPQIVIRADVAERRGLKLGDGLTLELPRPNQAGESTIAVKIGGIVNAPTLHGLGSRGIPILTPSSGQAFFPASIAERITGQPFRISLLGISVNPNADINKFRFGWSPRLSSYSVPLQFQQAFEIEEALDQASAAQNVKLQSYAATGVAMLVAMLVIFCSLSMGVTERIRQYAILRAVVLTRGQVAMLIVIEGLVLGALGLITGITLGWGLLKLIEVLFGALLYHGVTLGPSSLILSTLAAIGGALFASLVPAYQATRVKPIDAMAPKQSLTEANKVMRPSLFAGLILLAIGPLLTFVFPPSESGVWFAMVATFACTAIGFVVLAPSIVVSVDHFIGPLLARTFRLDPKLLASQVTNNIWRTVGAAISMAFGLGLFVGIQVWGFTMLEAFVPGAWAPDAIAVIKPGLPLDQVHKIAELPDVDEKRCLPLVVEQPRLADDLTGSAKRASVIRQDNVVIVGLDPDGAFAGDKPLLELNWVEGNPVEAVTNMRQGHACVVPDHFLAETGLRLGDTIDVNPPRDAGKTVQYTIVGSVELQGWHWQTKLTGLRPRTHRAAALVFADYDSVATDFDLPFASHVWFAYAGDNADVESIETATTELVESIHGKGSEPDEVSARIVSIASIRSTLLNGARRWLWMISVLPLVTLLIACIGVLNVIIASVRARRWEFGVLRSIGFTSGELARAILAEGLMIAIVAGLLSVGFGILSGWCGAGLAQYVSFFGGLHPPMVIPWTPIIGGVMLVGLLGILTAAWPAYSVRRTAPMTLLQAGRDFT